A genomic segment from Variovorax paradoxus B4 encodes:
- a CDS encoding methyl-accepting chemotaxis protein has translation MKWFQELRVAVRLVLSFLVVAAVGAAVGGLGIFHMGRINASTENLYGHDLRTMKAVQAANIHLLDASRAQMGLLSAGTKGERNVGFTELKNAVKALESNVAEVKPLLEETPEGRELSEQYQRLMPPLRKHLADFADLIARQSLDSSQFEGSVPQESEQLLKESRALEKVLQRMVAYSDQQARDSMEGAARTFKTSRLLMVLMALTGIAISVGLGVVVARLLARQLGGEPGYAADVVGRIASGDLTESVQARSARTGSLLFSIKRMQDQLTEVVVRIKTSSDAIATASGEIAAGNQDLSSRTEEQASSLEQTAASMEELTSTVKQNADNARQANQLALSASEVAVKGGNVVGQVVDTMASINASSKKIVDIIGVIDGIAFQTNILALNAAVEAARAGEQGRGFAVVASEVRNLAQRSGAAAKEIKGLIDDSVGKVDVGSALVGEAGKTMAEIVGSVKRVTDIIGEITAASQEQSTGIEQVNQAIAQMDQVTQQNAALVEEAAAAAQSMQEQAASLVEAVSVFRLEPGTQALRPEPAFAAPTALRSLQAVPKVLRPAAGRKNEATAAPQLAAAGTAGGDWTEF, from the coding sequence ATGAAATGGTTCCAGGAGCTTCGTGTCGCCGTCAGGCTGGTTCTCAGCTTTCTCGTGGTTGCGGCGGTGGGTGCCGCAGTTGGCGGGCTCGGCATCTTTCACATGGGGCGCATCAACGCCTCGACTGAAAACCTCTACGGCCACGACCTGCGCACGATGAAGGCCGTGCAGGCGGCCAACATCCACCTGCTGGACGCCAGCCGCGCCCAGATGGGCCTGCTGTCGGCCGGCACCAAGGGCGAGCGCAACGTCGGCTTCACGGAATTGAAGAATGCCGTGAAGGCGCTCGAATCGAACGTGGCCGAGGTCAAGCCCCTGCTCGAGGAGACGCCCGAGGGCCGGGAACTCAGCGAGCAGTACCAGCGCCTGATGCCGCCGCTGCGAAAGCACCTGGCCGATTTCGCCGACCTGATCGCCAGGCAGTCGCTGGACAGCTCGCAGTTCGAAGGCAGCGTGCCCCAGGAAAGCGAGCAGCTGCTCAAGGAGTCCCGCGCGCTGGAGAAAGTGCTTCAGCGCATGGTGGCCTACAGCGACCAGCAGGCCAGGGACAGCATGGAAGGAGCCGCACGCACGTTCAAGACCTCGCGGCTCCTGATGGTGTTGATGGCGCTGACCGGCATCGCCATCAGCGTGGGGCTCGGCGTGGTGGTGGCACGGCTGCTGGCGCGGCAACTGGGCGGCGAGCCCGGCTATGCCGCCGACGTGGTCGGCCGCATCGCGAGCGGCGACCTGACCGAAAGCGTGCAGGCCCGCTCGGCCCGTACCGGCAGCCTGCTGTTCTCGATCAAGCGCATGCAGGACCAGCTGACCGAGGTCGTGGTGCGGATCAAGACGTCGAGCGACGCGATCGCCACCGCCTCGGGCGAGATCGCCGCTGGCAACCAGGACCTGTCTTCCAGAACGGAGGAGCAGGCGAGTTCGCTGGAGCAGACGGCCGCGTCGATGGAAGAACTCACGAGCACCGTGAAGCAGAACGCCGACAACGCACGGCAGGCCAACCAGCTGGCCTTGTCGGCCTCCGAAGTGGCAGTGAAGGGCGGCAACGTCGTGGGCCAGGTGGTGGACACCATGGCCTCCATCAATGCGTCCTCGAAAAAGATCGTCGACATCATCGGCGTGATCGACGGCATCGCGTTCCAGACCAACATCCTGGCGCTGAACGCGGCCGTGGAAGCCGCGCGTGCCGGCGAACAGGGCAGAGGTTTTGCGGTCGTGGCCTCCGAAGTGAGAAACCTCGCGCAGCGCTCGGGCGCAGCGGCCAAGGAAATCAAGGGCCTGATCGACGACTCGGTCGGCAAGGTCGACGTGGGCAGCGCGCTCGTCGGCGAAGCCGGCAAGACGATGGCCGAGATCGTGGGCAGCGTCAAACGTGTGACCGACATCATCGGCGAGATCACCGCGGCCAGCCAGGAGCAGAGCACGGGCATCGAGCAGGTGAACCAGGCGATTGCGCAGATGGACCAGGTGACGCAGCAGAACGCGGCGCTGGTGGAAGAGGCGGCCGCCGCGGCGCAGTCGATGCAGGAGCAGGCCGCGAGCCTGGTGGAGGCCGTGAGCGTGTTCAGGCTGGAGCCTGGAACACAGGCCCTTCGTCCCGAGCCCGCATTTGCCGCTCCGACGGCGCTGCGTTCTCTCCAGGCCGTTCCAAAGGTCCTTC
- a CDS encoding PAS domain-containing methyl-accepting chemotaxis protein, with the protein MRVNLPVTANEYLLDDDAALVSRTDLKGRITYVNPAFVTASGYAVAQLIGKPHNMIRHPDMPPEAFADMWDTLKQGLPWTGVIKNRRENGDFYWVLANVTPIRRRGEVEGYMSVRSKPDRADVAQAEQLYRRFREGEARGLAIRQGEVVKRGWTSLLASLRRLPIRMRVLGSTTAAALSMLMLGAAGWLGWAGPEAWAAGTAVCALAWAGFGYFLDRTVFRPMDQAVQVAQAIASGGIARFEVRPEDEMRHLLRALNQMSANFSAIVVDVDTNVSNVVSASTQIAAGNQNLSSRTEEQASSLEQTAASMEQLTGTVKQNADNARQANQLAVSASEVAMRGGGVVNQVVDTMGSINASSKKIVDIIGVIDGIAFQTNILALNAAVEAARAGEQGRGFAVVASEVRNLAQRSGAAAKEIKGLIDDSVDKVEAGSRQVAEAGRTMDEIVDSVKRVTDIMGEITAASQEQSTGIEQVNQAIAQMDQVTQQNAALVEEAAAAAQSMQEQAAGLVASVSVFKLDTDNAPRALVQMQARVQPALPPRRAVPALKAPARPAAARRAAETRSAPRLAAAHAAAPGDWTEF; encoded by the coding sequence ATGAGAGTCAATTTACCCGTCACCGCCAACGAATACCTGCTCGACGACGACGCAGCACTGGTGTCGCGCACCGACCTGAAAGGGCGCATCACCTACGTCAACCCGGCCTTCGTGACCGCCAGCGGCTACGCCGTGGCGCAACTCATCGGCAAGCCGCACAACATGATCCGGCACCCCGACATGCCGCCCGAGGCCTTTGCCGACATGTGGGACACGCTGAAGCAGGGGCTGCCCTGGACCGGCGTGATCAAGAACCGGCGCGAGAACGGGGATTTCTACTGGGTGCTCGCGAACGTGACGCCAATCCGCCGCAGGGGCGAGGTCGAGGGCTACATGTCGGTGCGCAGCAAGCCCGATCGCGCGGACGTCGCGCAGGCCGAGCAGCTCTATCGCAGGTTCAGGGAAGGCGAGGCCAGGGGCCTGGCGATCCGGCAGGGCGAAGTCGTCAAGCGCGGCTGGACGAGCCTTCTGGCCAGCCTGCGCCGCCTTCCCATACGCATGCGTGTGCTGGGCTCGACCACGGCCGCGGCCCTGTCGATGCTGATGCTCGGCGCAGCCGGCTGGCTCGGCTGGGCCGGCCCCGAGGCCTGGGCCGCCGGCACTGCGGTTTGCGCCCTGGCCTGGGCCGGCTTCGGCTACTTCCTCGACCGCACGGTGTTTCGGCCCATGGACCAGGCGGTGCAGGTGGCGCAGGCCATTGCCTCCGGAGGCATTGCGAGGTTCGAGGTCCGCCCCGAGGACGAGATGCGCCATCTGCTGCGCGCGCTGAACCAGATGAGCGCGAACTTCTCGGCCATCGTGGTGGACGTGGACACCAACGTGTCGAACGTGGTGTCGGCCTCGACCCAGATCGCGGCGGGCAATCAGAACCTGTCCTCGCGCACCGAGGAACAGGCGAGCTCGCTCGAACAGACGGCCGCCTCGATGGAGCAGCTCACCGGCACCGTGAAGCAGAACGCGGACAACGCGCGCCAGGCCAACCAGCTGGCGGTCTCCGCCTCCGAAGTGGCCATGCGCGGCGGCGGCGTGGTGAATCAGGTGGTGGACACCATGGGCTCGATCAATGCCTCGTCCAAGAAGATCGTCGACATCATCGGCGTGATCGACGGCATCGCGTTCCAGACCAACATCCTGGCGCTCAATGCCGCAGTGGAAGCGGCACGCGCAGGCGAGCAGGGCCGGGGCTTCGCGGTGGTGGCCTCCGAGGTGAGAAACCTCGCACAGCGCTCGGGCGCAGCAGCCAAGGAAATCAAGGGCTTGATCGACGACTCGGTGGACAAGGTCGAAGCCGGCAGTCGGCAGGTGGCCGAGGCGGGGCGCACGATGGACGAGATCGTCGACAGCGTGAAGCGCGTGACCGACATCATGGGCGAGATCACGGCAGCCAGCCAGGAGCAGAGCACGGGCATCGAGCAGGTGAACCAGGCGATTGCGCAGATGGACCAGGTGACGCAGCAGAACGCGGCGCTGGTGGAAGAGGCGGCCGCCGCGGCGCAGTCGATGCAGGAGCAGGCCGCGGGCCTGGTCGCGTCGGTCAGCGTGTTCAAGCTCGACACCGACAACGCGCCCCGCGCGCTCGTTCAGATGCAGGCCCGTGTCCAGCCGGCGCTGCCGCCGCGCAGGGCGGTGCCCGCGCTGAAGGCGCCCGCCCGGCCGGCAGCGGCACGCCGCGCAGCCGAAACCCGTTCCGCCCCAAGGCTCGCTGCGGCCCATGCCGCCGCACCGGGCGACTGGACCGAGTTCTAA
- a CDS encoding methyl-accepting chemotaxis protein has protein sequence MFLSNISIGKRLAVVIGVILALSLTSSVLAVLKLRQLGEEINAMVEKNIKTERAGSDWLRHTTAGVQRAAAIAKSSDASLISYFAPATAAAIKETNELQKFIEDQMDTPEKKQVFDKVGELRKAYLAAREEVSKAKLAGDMEGANRVFNERFEPTSRTYLAGVQQMVDAERVQLDAAAERSKETRASTSLMLVVFGALSLGLGLVLAWLLVRSITHPLRRAVEVAEAVAAGDLTSRIDVTTKDETGQLMHALKGMNGSLAKVVGEVRHGTDAIATASGQIAAGNQDLSSRTEEQASSLEQTAASMEQLTGTVKQNADNARQANQLAVSASEVAMRGGGVVNQVVDTMGSINASSKKIVDIIGVIDGIAFQTNILALNAAVEAARAGEQGRGFAVVASEVRNLAQRSGAAAKEIKGLIDDSVDKVEAGSRQVAEAGRTMDEIVDSVKRVTDIMGEITAASQEQSTGIEQVNQAIAQMDQVTQQNAALVEEAAAAAQSMQEQAAGLVASVSVFRLEAGARGAREPAFASSVPSDIHPGLALRSAQQAFA, from the coding sequence ATGTTTCTGAGCAATATTTCCATAGGCAAGCGGCTGGCCGTCGTGATCGGCGTCATCCTCGCCCTGTCTCTCACGAGCAGCGTGCTTGCCGTGCTGAAGCTGCGGCAGCTCGGCGAGGAAATCAATGCGATGGTCGAGAAGAACATCAAGACCGAGCGTGCCGGCTCCGACTGGCTGCGCCACACCACCGCGGGTGTCCAGCGCGCCGCGGCCATCGCCAAGAGCAGCGATGCGAGCCTGATTTCCTACTTCGCACCAGCCACCGCTGCTGCCATCAAGGAGACGAACGAACTGCAGAAGTTCATCGAGGACCAGATGGACACGCCGGAAAAGAAGCAGGTGTTCGACAAGGTCGGCGAGCTTCGCAAGGCCTACCTCGCGGCCCGCGAGGAAGTCAGCAAGGCCAAGCTGGCGGGCGACATGGAAGGCGCCAACCGGGTCTTCAACGAACGTTTCGAACCCACCTCGCGCACCTACCTCGCGGGCGTGCAGCAGATGGTGGATGCGGAGCGGGTACAGCTCGATGCCGCGGCCGAGCGCAGCAAGGAGACGCGCGCCAGCACCAGCCTGATGCTGGTCGTCTTCGGTGCGCTGTCGCTGGGCCTGGGCCTGGTGCTCGCCTGGTTGCTGGTGCGCAGCATCACGCATCCGCTGCGCCGTGCCGTCGAGGTGGCCGAAGCGGTTGCGGCCGGTGACCTGACCAGCCGTATCGACGTGACGACGAAGGACGAGACCGGCCAGTTGATGCATGCGCTCAAGGGCATGAACGGCAGCCTGGCCAAGGTGGTGGGCGAGGTTCGCCACGGCACCGATGCGATCGCGACGGCCTCGGGCCAGATTGCCGCGGGCAACCAGGACCTGTCCTCGCGCACCGAGGAACAGGCGAGCTCGCTCGAACAGACGGCCGCCTCGATGGAGCAGCTCACCGGCACCGTGAAGCAGAACGCGGACAACGCGCGCCAGGCCAACCAGCTGGCGGTCTCCGCCTCCGAAGTGGCCATGCGCGGCGGCGGCGTGGTGAATCAGGTGGTGGACACCATGGGCTCGATCAATGCCTCGTCCAAGAAGATCGTCGACATCATCGGCGTGATCGACGGCATCGCGTTCCAGACCAACATCCTGGCGCTCAATGCCGCAGTGGAAGCGGCACGCGCAGGCGAGCAGGGCCGGGGCTTCGCGGTGGTGGCCTCCGAGGTGAGAAACCTCGCACAGCGCTCGGGCGCAGCAGCCAAGGAAATCAAGGGCTTGATCGACGACTCGGTGGACAAGGTCGAAGCCGGCAGTCGGCAGGTGGCCGAGGCGGGGCGCACGATGGACGAGATCGTCGACAGCGTGAAGCGCGTGACCGACATCATGGGCGAGATCACGGCAGCCAGCCAGGAGCAGAGCACGGGCATCGAGCAGGTGAACCAGGCGATTGCGCAGATGGACCAGGTGACGCAGCAGAACGCGGCGCTGGTGGAAGAGGCGGCCGCCGCGGCGCAGTCGATGCAGGAGCAGGCCGCGGGCCTGGTCGCGTCGGTCAGCGTGTTCAGGCTCGAAGCCGGCGCAAGAGGCGCGCGAGAACCGGCATTTGCTTCAAGCGTGCCGAGCGACATCCATCCGGGCCTTGCACTGCGGTCCGCACAGCAAGCCTTCGCCTAG
- a CDS encoding chemotaxis protein CheW, whose protein sequence is MTPPQHRGAAAPATSSRLEVVTFTLGQEEYGIDIQKVQELRGYDAVTRIANAPEYIKGVVNLRGIIVPIIDMRIKFKLGTPSYDQFTVVIVLNIGGRVVGMVVDSVSDVITLSAEQIKPAPEMGSVLDTDYLIGLGTLDERMLILVDIDKLMSSDEMGLVEKIAA, encoded by the coding sequence ATGACCCCCCCACAACATCGCGGCGCCGCGGCGCCTGCCACCTCGAGCCGGCTGGAGGTGGTGACCTTCACGCTGGGCCAGGAGGAATACGGCATCGACATCCAGAAGGTGCAGGAGCTGCGCGGCTACGACGCGGTGACGCGCATTGCGAATGCGCCGGAATACATCAAGGGCGTGGTGAACCTGCGCGGGATCATCGTTCCGATCATCGACATGCGCATCAAGTTCAAGCTGGGCACGCCGAGCTACGACCAGTTCACGGTGGTGATCGTGCTGAACATCGGTGGGCGCGTGGTGGGCATGGTGGTGGACAGCGTGTCGGACGTGATCACCTTGAGCGCGGAGCAGATCAAGCCGGCGCCGGAGATGGGCTCGGTGCTGGACACCGACTACCTGATCGGGCTGGGCACGCTGGACGAGCGGATGCTGATCCTGGTGGACATCGACAAGCTGATGTCCAGCGACGAGATGGGCCTGGTCGAAAAGATCGCTGCCTGA
- the flgJ gene encoding flagellar assembly peptidoglycan hydrolase FlgJ, with protein MAITESRSGALDQRLALDVQSVDALRHTVRTSPQEGLKQVSRQFEALFMNMVLKSMREATPSSGLLENRDEKVYMSMLDQQLAQNLSGRGVGLAEAMLAQLSRAAPSGETDGSGSEGMSLAPRVGIPLTPQSGIPLGSAPLQSAPPRPAAASVDLGIYQRNSDRPASGAVASLQGNVDSFVQRMGGSAQVASAASGVPAPLILAQAALESGWGKREIRADDGTQSFNLFGIKADRSWKGPVVETTTTEYVDGEPQRVRAKFRAYGSYDEAFTDYARFITRNPRYANVLAADTPAEAAHGLQKAGYATDPQYGQKLVRIMQKFS; from the coding sequence ATGGCCATCACCGAAAGCAGAAGCGGCGCGCTGGACCAGCGCCTTGCACTCGACGTGCAGAGCGTCGATGCCTTGCGGCACACCGTGCGCACCTCGCCCCAAGAGGGCCTGAAGCAGGTGTCGCGCCAGTTCGAGGCGCTGTTCATGAACATGGTGCTCAAGAGCATGCGCGAGGCCACGCCGTCGAGCGGGCTGCTCGAGAACCGCGACGAGAAGGTCTACATGTCGATGCTCGACCAGCAGCTCGCGCAAAACCTTTCGGGGCGCGGCGTGGGCCTGGCCGAGGCGATGCTCGCGCAGCTCAGCCGCGCTGCGCCCTCGGGCGAAACGGACGGCAGCGGCAGCGAAGGCATGTCGCTCGCGCCCCGCGTGGGCATTCCGCTCACGCCGCAGTCGGGCATTCCGCTCGGCTCGGCGCCATTGCAGTCCGCGCCGCCCCGGCCGGCGGCCGCATCGGTGGATCTGGGCATCTACCAGCGCAACAGCGACCGCCCGGCCTCGGGCGCCGTGGCATCGCTGCAGGGCAACGTCGACAGTTTCGTGCAGCGCATGGGCGGCTCCGCGCAGGTGGCGAGTGCGGCCAGCGGCGTGCCCGCGCCGCTGATCCTTGCGCAGGCCGCGCTCGAATCGGGCTGGGGCAAGCGCGAGATCCGCGCCGACGACGGCACCCAGAGCTTCAACCTGTTCGGCATCAAGGCCGACCGCAGCTGGAAGGGGCCGGTGGTGGAGACCACCACGACCGAATACGTCGACGGAGAACCGCAGCGTGTGCGCGCGAAGTTCCGGGCCTACGGCTCCTACGACGAGGCCTTCACCGACTACGCCCGGTTCATCACGCGCAACCCCCGCTACGCCAACGTGCTGGCCGCCGACACACCGGCCGAGGCCGCGCACGGCCTGCAGAAGGCCGGGTACGCAACCGATCCGCAGTACGGGCAGAAGCTCGTTCGCATCATGCAGAAGTTCAGCTGA
- a CDS encoding flagellar basal body P-ring protein FlgI has product MNFFRNVRSLIGLGALCAAAWATPAQAERLKELASIQGVRDNPLIGYGLMVGLDGTGDQTMQTPFTTQSLNNMLQQLGITIPQGVNMQLKNVAAVMVTATLPSFARPGQNIDVTVSSMGNAKSLRGGTLLMTPLKGVDGQVYAIAQGNMVVGGAGASANGSKAQVNQLSSGRIPAGALVERGVEAPVGGESTFTLELNRSDFGTVQQAADAINRQFGPGTAQALDARVIQVRAPAPQERVGFLARLESLEVTPTQAVARVVVNARTGSVVMNQAVRVNDCAVAHGNLSVVINTEPVVSQPNAFSGGSTVVGQTSQISINQGGGALQMVRGGASLADVIKGLNSLGANPQDLVSILQAMKSAGALRAELEII; this is encoded by the coding sequence ATGAATTTCTTCCGCAATGTGCGTTCATTGATCGGCCTTGGCGCACTCTGCGCGGCCGCGTGGGCCACGCCTGCACAAGCCGAGCGGCTGAAGGAGCTCGCGAGCATCCAGGGCGTGCGCGACAACCCGCTGATCGGCTACGGCCTCATGGTCGGGCTCGACGGCACGGGCGACCAGACGATGCAGACGCCGTTCACCACGCAGAGCCTGAACAACATGCTGCAGCAGTTGGGCATCACGATTCCGCAGGGCGTGAACATGCAGCTGAAGAACGTGGCGGCGGTGATGGTCACGGCCACGTTGCCTTCGTTCGCGCGGCCGGGCCAGAACATCGACGTGACGGTGTCCTCGATGGGCAATGCCAAGAGCCTGCGCGGCGGCACGCTGCTGATGACGCCGCTCAAGGGCGTCGACGGGCAGGTCTATGCGATCGCGCAGGGCAACATGGTGGTCGGCGGCGCGGGTGCGTCGGCCAACGGCAGCAAGGCGCAGGTCAACCAGCTCAGCTCGGGCCGCATTCCGGCCGGCGCGCTGGTGGAGCGCGGCGTCGAGGCGCCGGTGGGCGGCGAGAGCACCTTCACGCTCGAACTCAACCGCTCCGATTTCGGCACGGTGCAGCAGGCGGCCGACGCCATCAACCGGCAGTTCGGCCCGGGCACCGCGCAGGCGCTCGACGCCCGCGTGATCCAGGTGCGGGCGCCCGCGCCGCAGGAACGCGTGGGCTTTCTCGCGCGGCTGGAAAGCCTCGAAGTCACGCCGACGCAGGCGGTCGCCCGCGTGGTCGTCAATGCGCGCACCGGCTCCGTGGTCATGAACCAGGCCGTGCGCGTGAACGACTGCGCGGTGGCGCACGGCAACCTGTCCGTGGTCATCAACACCGAGCCCGTGGTGAGCCAGCCCAACGCATTTTCCGGCGGCTCCACCGTGGTCGGGCAGACCTCGCAGATCTCGATCAACCAGGGCGGCGGCGCCCTGCAGATGGTGCGCGGCGGCGCTTCGCTGGCCGACGTGATCAAGGGCCTGAACAGCCTGGGTGCCAATCCGCAGGACCTGGTGTCGATCCTGCAGGCCATGAAATCCGCCGGCGCGCTGCGCGCCGAGCTCGAAATCATCTGA
- a CDS encoding flagellar basal body L-ring protein FlgH, whose protein sequence is MNTSRLRLVLSVAAVLASGCAQVPREPLVHQPMTARAENMASMPRRANGAIFQDGPGGSALFEDRRPRNVGDILTIVISERVNASKNSGASASRTGSLAADFAGIPKLLGSLLDGQDAKLSGGNKLDAKGGANANNTFNGVITVTVVDVMRNGNLLVSGEKQMGINQGTEYIRFSGVVNPRTVSGSNTVPSTLVADARIEYTAKGYIDEAQHMGWMQRFFLNVMPF, encoded by the coding sequence ATGAACACCTCCAGGCTGCGCTTGGTGCTGTCGGTCGCTGCCGTGCTGGCCTCGGGTTGCGCGCAGGTTCCGCGGGAGCCGCTGGTGCATCAGCCGATGACGGCGCGGGCGGAGAACATGGCTTCGATGCCGCGGCGCGCGAACGGCGCGATCTTCCAGGACGGTCCCGGCGGCAGCGCGCTGTTCGAAGACCGCCGGCCGCGCAACGTGGGCGACATCCTGACCATCGTCATCAGCGAGCGGGTCAATGCGAGCAAGAACTCGGGTGCATCGGCGAGCCGCACGGGAAGCCTGGCCGCGGACTTTGCCGGCATTCCGAAGCTGCTGGGCTCGCTGCTCGACGGGCAGGACGCGAAGCTGTCGGGCGGCAACAAGCTCGACGCCAAGGGCGGCGCAAACGCCAACAACACCTTCAACGGCGTGATCACGGTCACGGTGGTGGACGTGATGCGCAACGGCAACCTGCTGGTCAGCGGCGAGAAGCAGATGGGCATCAACCAGGGCACCGAATACATCCGGTTCTCGGGCGTGGTGAACCCGCGCACGGTCTCGGGCAGCAACACCGTGCCGTCGACGCTGGTGGCCGATGCGCGCATCGAATACACGGCCAAGGGCTACATCGACGAGGCGCAGCACATGGGATGGATGCAGCGCTTCTTCCTCAACGTCATGCCGTTCTAG
- the flgG gene encoding flagellar basal-body rod protein FlgG produces MMRSLYIAKTGLDAQQTQLDVVSNNLANVGTTGFKRSRAVFEDLMYQNLRQVGGQTSDQTRLPSGLQVGTGVHVVATERIHSQGNLTKTDKPTDVAINGGGFFQVLMPDGTTSYTRDGSFQTDRDGQLVTASGFPVQPAITLPANATSLTVGRDGIVSITQAGQTNTVQVGQLQLATFLNPAGLQSKGENLYAETDASGAPNQVNPGVDGAGILSQGYVEASNVNVVEELVNMIATQRAYEINSKAVQTSDQMLQRLAQL; encoded by the coding sequence ATGATGCGCTCGCTCTACATCGCCAAGACCGGCCTCGATGCACAACAGACCCAACTCGACGTGGTGTCGAACAACCTCGCCAACGTCGGCACCACGGGCTTCAAGCGAAGCCGCGCCGTGTTCGAGGACCTGATGTATCAGAACCTGCGCCAGGTCGGCGGCCAGACCTCGGACCAGACCCGGCTGCCTTCGGGCCTGCAGGTGGGCACCGGCGTGCACGTGGTCGCCACCGAGCGCATCCACTCGCAGGGCAACCTCACCAAGACCGACAAGCCGACGGACGTGGCCATCAACGGCGGCGGCTTCTTCCAGGTGCTGATGCCCGACGGCACCACCTCGTACACGCGCGACGGCTCGTTCCAGACCGACCGCGACGGCCAGCTCGTCACGGCCAGCGGCTTCCCGGTGCAGCCGGCCATCACGCTGCCCGCGAACGCCACCAGCCTGACCGTCGGCCGCGACGGCATCGTGTCGATCACGCAGGCAGGGCAGACCAACACGGTGCAGGTCGGGCAGCTGCAGCTGGCCACCTTCCTGAACCCGGCCGGCCTGCAGAGCAAGGGCGAGAACCTCTATGCGGAGACCGATGCCTCCGGCGCGCCGAACCAGGTGAACCCGGGCGTCGACGGCGCCGGCATCCTGAGCCAGGGCTACGTGGAGGCATCGAACGTCAACGTGGTCGAAGAGCTGGTCAACATGATCGCCACGCAGCGCGCCTACGAGATCAACAGCAAGGCGGTCCAAACCTCGGACCAGATGCTGCAGCGCTTAGCTCAGCTATGA
- a CDS encoding flagellar basal body rod protein FlgF produces the protein MDRMLYVAMSGAKQAMEQQASVANNMANASTPGFRAQINSFRAVPVAGGAEAPTRAYVVATTPGADFSHGPLTETGRALDVAIHGDGWLAVQTPDGGEAYTRVGNLQVNAEGQLTTMGSLPVAGDAGALVVPPGSTVAIAANGLVTARGAGDPAIGIAEVGRLKLVNPPVADLVRGADGLFRMREGLAPAEPDAAVTVTTGAVEGSNVNGVEAMVAMIANARSFEMQMKSMRSADENAQSANKLLAYG, from the coding sequence ATGGACCGCATGCTGTATGTCGCGATGAGCGGCGCCAAGCAGGCCATGGAGCAGCAGGCCTCCGTCGCCAACAACATGGCGAACGCCTCCACGCCCGGGTTCCGCGCGCAGATCAACAGCTTTCGCGCGGTGCCGGTGGCCGGCGGCGCCGAGGCGCCGACGCGCGCCTACGTGGTCGCCACCACGCCCGGCGCCGACTTCAGCCACGGTCCGCTCACGGAAACCGGCCGCGCGCTCGATGTCGCCATTCACGGCGACGGCTGGCTTGCGGTGCAGACGCCCGACGGCGGCGAGGCCTACACCCGCGTCGGCAACCTGCAGGTAAACGCCGAGGGGCAGCTCACGACCATGGGCTCGCTGCCCGTGGCCGGCGATGCCGGCGCACTGGTGGTGCCGCCCGGCTCCACCGTCGCCATCGCTGCCAACGGCCTCGTCACCGCGCGCGGGGCCGGCGACCCGGCCATCGGCATTGCCGAGGTGGGCCGCCTGAAGCTGGTCAATCCACCCGTGGCCGACCTGGTGCGCGGCGCCGACGGCCTCTTTCGCATGCGCGAGGGCCTCGCGCCCGCCGAGCCCGATGCGGCCGTGACCGTGACCACCGGCGCGGTCGAGGGCAGCAACGTCAACGGCGTCGAGGCCATGGTGGCCATGATCGCCAACGCCCGCAGCTTCGAGATGCAGATGAAGTCGATGCGCAGCGCGGACGAGAACGCGCAGTCGGCCAACAAGCTGCTGGCGTACGGCTGA